From a single Gimesia fumaroli genomic region:
- a CDS encoding ThuA domain-containing protein, whose protein sequence is MKPLSYLLICFSSLLLGAMFVTETQAGEKPHVVFVTGDDEYRSEESMPMLAKILKRDYGFDVTICYSLDEDGNIAPGNQKSISGLEALDDADLMVLFTRFRDLPPEQFQHFLKYVKSGKPVVGFRTATHAFLFRDPKSPFKDWNNEKIAELVGQRWITHHGHFGDGHEFLTEVTIDDDAKEHPILRGVKPYKAYSWLYHVHGGSEGHKLAGDSKPLLIGHSLKSNHQMKGNLDKFPMTNPVAWTKTYKGEDGTKGRVFFTTTAHPFDFKDSNVRKLSLNGILWALGMEDQIPTQGAKTDFVGEYEPNNSGTGPKKYKTGQKPEKI, encoded by the coding sequence ATGAAACCGTTGTCTTATCTCTTGATCTGTTTTTCCTCATTGTTATTGGGGGCGATGTTTGTGACAGAAACGCAGGCTGGTGAGAAGCCTCACGTCGTATTTGTAACCGGTGATGACGAATATCGTTCTGAAGAATCGATGCCGATGCTGGCAAAAATATTGAAGCGGGATTATGGATTCGACGTGACGATCTGTTATTCACTCGATGAAGATGGCAATATTGCTCCAGGAAACCAAAAATCAATCAGTGGTCTGGAAGCACTCGATGACGCAGACCTGATGGTGCTGTTCACTCGTTTTCGGGATTTACCACCTGAGCAGTTCCAGCATTTTTTAAAGTATGTCAAATCAGGAAAGCCGGTTGTTGGTTTCCGAACTGCAACGCATGCATTTCTGTTTCGTGATCCGAAGAGCCCTTTCAAGGATTGGAACAATGAAAAGATCGCTGAACTCGTGGGCCAAAGATGGATCACACACCATGGTCATTTTGGGGATGGTCACGAATTTTTGACTGAAGTCACTATTGATGATGATGCCAAAGAGCATCCGATTCTGCGAGGCGTGAAACCGTATAAAGCTTACTCCTGGTTGTATCACGTGCATGGCGGCAGTGAAGGTCATAAGCTGGCGGGTGACAGTAAGCCTCTTCTGATCGGGCATTCGCTAAAGTCAAATCACCAGATGAAAGGCAACTTGGATAAATTTCCGATGACCAATCCCGTTGCCTGGACGAAGACATACAAAGGAGAAGACGGGACCAAGGGGCGTGTCTTCTTTACTACAACGGCACATCCCTTTGATTTCAAAGATTCCAATGTGCGAAAATTGTCGCTGAACGGAATTTTGTGGGCACTGGGGATGGAAGATCAAATTCCAACCCAGGGAGCCAAGACGGATTTCGTTGGAGAATATGAACCAAATAATTCCGGGACGGGACCAAAGAAGTATAAGACGGGTCAAAAACCTGAAAAGATTTGA
- a CDS encoding TrkH family potassium uptake protein translates to MNWLLLCRLLGLVGMLVGASMVFSLPWAFPIFGETAEFESAGFWGICGAIACSVVSGSILYLVGRNEHGTILRKEALAIVGLSWIYSGILGCLPFLFSGTMVTPNIPMTIPDALFESISGFTTTGASVLRELEDPALVPRSVLFWRSFTHCLGGMGIIVLFVAILSHLGAGGKALMKREVPGPTSEAVRPRVRESAIVMWTIYVSFTLVLALILWLEGMSVFDAFCHSFGSMATGGFSTHNASVGYFNSSLIEFTIAAFMVAAGTNFSLYFLSLKNIRSQDRSWKHFIAPLRNDIEFRTYLIILGSAILFLTYNLMRNQIYDNLPDALRYAGFQAVSIMTTTGYGTGDFDTWNESSKMLLLLLMFVGGCAGSTAGGIKVIRFVLFAKIIWLEIEKSFRPNVVRPVRLGETNIEQSIRNDVTVYFSLVLVIFIFSSLLLTAIEPNTEWQKNKPEKLIDCTSAVVATLNNIGPGVGELGPTENYADFTLTGKVILTVLMLLGRLELFAILVLFVPSFWKNY, encoded by the coding sequence ATGAATTGGTTGCTTCTTTGTCGTTTATTGGGTCTTGTGGGAATGCTGGTCGGAGCCTCAATGGTCTTCAGTCTCCCCTGGGCATTTCCGATCTTTGGTGAAACCGCCGAATTCGAATCCGCGGGCTTCTGGGGCATTTGTGGTGCCATCGCCTGCAGTGTTGTCTCTGGCTCCATTCTATATCTCGTCGGTCGCAATGAACATGGCACCATCCTGCGAAAAGAAGCATTGGCAATTGTCGGACTGAGCTGGATCTATTCCGGAATTCTCGGCTGCCTGCCTTTTCTTTTTTCCGGGACCATGGTCACACCAAATATCCCAATGACCATTCCCGATGCCTTGTTCGAATCGATTTCGGGATTCACGACCACCGGGGCTTCCGTGCTGCGTGAACTGGAAGACCCAGCACTGGTTCCCCGTTCGGTTCTATTCTGGCGCAGTTTTACTCATTGCCTGGGAGGCATGGGAATCATCGTTTTGTTCGTCGCAATTCTGAGCCATCTGGGTGCGGGTGGAAAGGCGTTAATGAAACGCGAAGTCCCCGGTCCCACAAGTGAAGCTGTGCGACCGCGCGTGCGTGAATCGGCAATTGTCATGTGGACCATCTACGTCTCTTTTACACTCGTCCTGGCATTGATCCTCTGGTTGGAAGGCATGAGTGTGTTCGACGCATTCTGTCACAGCTTCGGCTCAATGGCAACCGGCGGTTTCAGCACGCACAATGCCAGTGTCGGCTACTTTAACAGTTCGCTAATTGAATTTACGATCGCCGCCTTTATGGTTGCTGCCGGCACCAACTTCTCGCTTTATTTTCTTTCACTCAAAAATATTCGCTCGCAGGACCGTTCCTGGAAACACTTCATCGCTCCACTGAGAAACGACATTGAGTTTCGTACCTACTTGATCATTCTAGGCTCCGCAATTCTGTTTCTGACCTACAACCTGATGCGAAACCAGATTTACGATAACCTGCCTGACGCACTGCGTTATGCCGGCTTCCAAGCCGTCTCGATCATGACTACTACCGGCTATGGAACCGGCGACTTCGATACCTGGAACGAATCTTCCAAAATGTTATTGCTGCTGTTGATGTTTGTCGGCGGCTGTGCCGGCTCGACAGCAGGTGGCATTAAAGTCATTCGATTCGTCCTCTTTGCGAAAATCATCTGGCTCGAAATCGAAAAATCATTCCGCCCGAATGTGGTTCGCCCTGTTCGACTCGGCGAGACCAATATCGAACAGAGCATACGAAACGATGTCACCGTTTATTTCAGTCTGGTCCTGGTAATTTTCATCTTCAGCAGCCTGTTACTGACGGCCATCGAGCCGAATACGGAATGGCAAAAGAATAAACCGGAGAAACTGATTGACTGTACCAGTGCCGTGGTCGCGACCCTGAATAATATCGGTCCGGGTGTCGGCGAATTGGGTCCCACAGAAAACTATGCTGACTTTACCCTGACAGGAAAAGTGATTTTGACCGTTCTGATGCTGTTAGGTCGACTGGAACTGTTTGCGATTCTCGTGCTGTTTGTTCCATCCTTCTGGAAAAACTACTGA
- a CDS encoding FG-GAP repeat domain-containing protein, with protein sequence MVARPLFRTGYQLGFAFLFFTLTVSLPAEELEQLTYHNPDLEVDLGVGLWAWPLPMDYDGDGDLDLLVSCPDKPSNGTYFFENRSDGKQKLPVFEPGVRLGKGYHNTCLSSINGTPRVLVSGREVVDFQKQGFDKLTALPVDRNVHGKKVRANQWYYVDYDGDQDHDLIVGVGDWGDYGWDDAYNEQGQWTNGPLHGLVYVLKNSGTDEKPNYEKPVKIKVGDQPLEVFGWPSPNFADFDHDGDLDLLCGEFLDQLTYFENIGTRSEPRYVSGRRLANNGQPLQMDLQMIVPTAIDWDQDGDTDLVIGDEDGRVAFMENTGELLGGLPQFLSPRYFRQKAAGVKFGALATPYAYDWDGDGDEDLICGNTAGYIGLIENLDGNANSPQLAAPRYLEAGGRPIRIQAGPNGSIQGPCEAKWGYTTQTVADWNQDGLPDLLVNSIWGEILWYENIGTRKAPKLAPAQTVDVEWKGNVPKPAWNWWNPRGNQLVTQWRTTPVAVDFNQDGLTDLVMLDHEGYIAFFERVRDGKELKLQPGQRIFVDESLKPIQLNPKRAGGSGRYKLHIVDWDGDGRLDLLVNSMNADFYRNEKTVDGKVVLKNQGPLSSRKLAGHTSSPCTVDWDKDGVRDLIVGAEDGYLYWMQNPRSKK encoded by the coding sequence ATGGTCGCTCGTCCTCTATTTCGAACTGGTTATCAGCTCGGTTTCGCCTTCTTGTTTTTTACTCTGACGGTCTCGTTGCCCGCGGAAGAATTGGAGCAATTAACCTACCATAATCCAGATCTTGAAGTTGATCTGGGGGTCGGGTTATGGGCTTGGCCGCTTCCGATGGATTACGATGGCGATGGTGATCTGGATCTGTTGGTTTCCTGCCCGGATAAGCCTTCCAATGGAACCTATTTCTTCGAAAATCGATCCGATGGTAAACAGAAGCTGCCTGTTTTTGAGCCGGGGGTTCGCTTGGGAAAAGGCTATCACAATACCTGTCTCTCATCGATCAATGGAACACCTCGTGTCTTAGTTTCCGGGAGGGAAGTGGTTGATTTTCAAAAGCAGGGTTTTGATAAACTGACTGCGTTACCCGTTGACCGAAATGTGCATGGGAAAAAAGTGCGTGCGAATCAATGGTACTATGTGGATTACGACGGCGATCAGGATCATGATTTGATTGTAGGAGTCGGCGACTGGGGTGACTATGGCTGGGACGACGCCTACAACGAACAGGGGCAGTGGACCAACGGACCGCTGCATGGTTTGGTGTATGTGCTGAAAAATTCTGGTACCGATGAAAAGCCCAATTATGAAAAACCGGTCAAGATTAAGGTCGGAGATCAGCCTCTGGAAGTGTTTGGCTGGCCTTCTCCTAACTTTGCCGACTTTGATCATGATGGTGATCTGGATTTGTTGTGTGGAGAATTTCTGGATCAATTAACATACTTCGAGAATATAGGAACCCGAAGCGAACCTCGTTATGTGTCTGGGCGCCGTCTGGCGAATAATGGTCAGCCTTTGCAGATGGATTTGCAGATGATCGTGCCGACTGCGATTGACTGGGATCAGGATGGCGATACCGATCTGGTGATTGGGGATGAAGATGGACGTGTCGCATTCATGGAGAATACGGGAGAACTGTTGGGCGGGCTGCCTCAGTTTCTCTCTCCACGTTATTTCCGGCAAAAGGCAGCGGGAGTCAAGTTTGGTGCTCTGGCGACGCCTTACGCTTATGACTGGGATGGTGACGGCGATGAAGATCTGATCTGTGGGAATACCGCAGGCTATATTGGTTTGATTGAAAATCTGGATGGAAACGCGAATTCCCCTCAACTGGCTGCCCCTCGTTATCTGGAAGCAGGCGGCCGACCGATTCGAATTCAGGCAGGTCCTAACGGCTCGATTCAAGGTCCCTGTGAAGCGAAGTGGGGATATACAACCCAGACGGTCGCAGACTGGAATCAGGATGGATTGCCCGATTTACTGGTGAATTCAATCTGGGGAGAAATTCTCTGGTACGAAAATATTGGGACACGGAAAGCTCCCAAACTGGCTCCTGCACAGACGGTAGACGTGGAATGGAAGGGCAATGTTCCCAAGCCTGCCTGGAACTGGTGGAATCCGCGTGGCAATCAATTGGTGACTCAGTGGAGAACGACTCCCGTTGCCGTCGATTTCAATCAGGATGGCCTAACTGATTTGGTGATGCTGGATCATGAAGGTTATATTGCCTTTTTTGAGCGGGTTCGTGATGGCAAAGAACTCAAGTTGCAGCCGGGCCAGCGAATTTTTGTGGATGAATCTCTCAAGCCGATTCAACTGAATCCCAAACGGGCCGGCGGTAGTGGGCGGTATAAACTGCATATCGTCGACTGGGATGGCGATGGACGCTTGGATCTACTCGTGAATAGCATGAATGCTGACTTCTATCGCAATGAAAAAACCGTTGATGGAAAAGTCGTCTTGAAAAATCAGGGACCCCTCAGTTCACGAAAACTGGCCGGCCATACCAGCAGCCCTTGTACGGTGGATTGGGACAAGGACGGCGTTCGTGATTTAATCGTGGGTGCCGAAGACGGTTATCTGTATTGGATGCAGAATCCGCGTTCAAAGAAATAA
- a CDS encoding DUF1802 family protein: MLAQNRIAFKEWGAVCAALGQGRQSVLVRKGGIHEGQQGFRVDHREFWLFSTRFHQGAEQLQPEFSDLLQAPIAIEPASEKIMLALYAVVEKVAEIKDPSVLSRLDSLQVLNQETIQQRFEYKNPGLFVLLVRAYQLSQPFEVESETRYAGCRSWVELSQEYSTSNLTPILTDEQFAQQQQALEQIIT, translated from the coding sequence ATGCTGGCACAGAATCGAATCGCATTTAAAGAATGGGGGGCTGTCTGCGCTGCGTTAGGGCAGGGGAGACAGTCCGTCCTGGTACGAAAGGGAGGCATTCACGAAGGACAACAGGGTTTCCGTGTTGACCATCGTGAGTTCTGGCTTTTTTCGACGCGTTTTCATCAGGGGGCTGAGCAGTTACAGCCGGAATTTAGCGATTTACTCCAAGCCCCGATTGCGATTGAGCCCGCTTCGGAAAAGATCATGCTGGCATTGTATGCAGTGGTTGAAAAGGTCGCAGAAATCAAAGATCCGTCAGTGCTTTCCCGGTTGGATTCGCTTCAGGTTTTGAATCAGGAAACGATCCAACAGCGGTTTGAATATAAAAACCCGGGTTTATTTGTGTTGCTGGTCCGCGCTTATCAACTGTCTCAACCATTTGAAGTAGAGAGTGAAACGCGTTATGCCGGTTGCCGAAGTTGGGTTGAATTATCGCAAGAATATTCAACCAGCAATCTGACACCCATCTTGACCGATGAGCAGTTTGCACAGCAGCAACAGGCTTTGGAACAGATTATTACTTGA
- a CDS encoding nucleotide sugar dehydrogenase produces the protein MANQLEQAIKDKTAIIGIIGLGYVGLPLIDAFVNSGFKTMGFDVDQNKVDQLQAGKSYIQHIPSKTVSDWLEKKQFESTTDLSRMSEADALLICVPTPLTTSRDPDLAYVENTAKAIAESLRPGQLVVLESTTYPTTTRDVLLPILDAKGLKIGEDYYLAYSPEREDPGNPDFSAAGIPKVVGGMEENSLRIAAALYEHAVVNVIPVSSPEVAEACKILENTYRAVNIAMVNELKTLFDRMGIDVWEVIDAAKTKPFGFQAFYPGPGLGGHCIPIDPFYLSWLARKEGLTTRFIELAGEVNTRMPRYVIDRLAEFLNQQGKPLKGSKICMLGVAYKKDVDDPRESPSFHLLDLLLERGVDFTYNDPHIPSLPKMRHHNVPAMESQELTPEFLAAQDCVLIATDHSAYDYDFIVKHSGMILDTRNATKNVTEGREKIYKA, from the coding sequence ATGGCAAATCAGCTTGAGCAGGCAATTAAAGATAAAACTGCAATCATTGGTATTATCGGCTTGGGATATGTAGGACTCCCCCTGATTGATGCCTTTGTGAACAGCGGCTTCAAAACGATGGGATTCGATGTTGATCAAAATAAGGTCGATCAACTTCAGGCCGGCAAAAGCTATATCCAACATATCCCTTCCAAAACAGTTTCCGACTGGCTGGAAAAGAAACAGTTTGAATCGACCACAGATTTATCACGCATGAGCGAAGCAGATGCTCTGCTGATCTGCGTACCGACCCCGCTGACAACGAGCCGCGACCCTGACCTCGCCTATGTCGAAAATACAGCGAAAGCGATTGCCGAGTCATTACGCCCCGGTCAACTCGTCGTACTAGAGAGCACAACTTATCCGACAACAACACGCGATGTCCTGTTGCCGATTCTCGATGCCAAAGGCCTTAAAATCGGCGAGGACTATTATCTCGCCTACAGCCCGGAACGTGAAGATCCCGGCAACCCGGATTTTTCTGCAGCAGGGATTCCCAAAGTCGTCGGCGGGATGGAAGAAAACAGCCTGCGAATCGCCGCTGCCTTGTATGAACATGCCGTGGTCAATGTGATTCCGGTTTCTTCACCGGAAGTGGCTGAAGCCTGTAAGATTCTGGAGAATACGTACCGCGCGGTCAATATCGCGATGGTCAATGAACTTAAAACATTATTTGATCGCATGGGCATTGATGTCTGGGAAGTCATCGATGCAGCGAAAACCAAACCCTTCGGTTTTCAGGCCTTCTACCCTGGCCCGGGACTGGGGGGGCACTGTATTCCCATCGACCCGTTCTACCTGAGCTGGCTGGCACGCAAAGAAGGCCTCACCACGCGATTCATCGAGTTAGCGGGGGAAGTCAATACCCGTATGCCGCGTTATGTGATTGACCGATTGGCCGAGTTTCTGAATCAGCAGGGAAAGCCTCTCAAAGGAAGTAAAATCTGCATGCTGGGCGTTGCCTACAAAAAAGATGTCGACGACCCCCGCGAAAGCCCATCGTTCCACCTGTTAGACCTGCTACTCGAACGTGGCGTGGACTTCACTTACAACGATCCTCATATTCCAAGTTTGCCCAAGATGCGTCATCACAATGTACCGGCTATGGAAAGTCAGGAATTAACTCCCGAATTTCTGGCAGCTCAGGATTGTGTGCTCATCGCCACAGATCATAGTGCCTATGACTATGACTTTATCGTCAAACATTCAGGCATGATTCTAGATACACGTAACGCCACGAAGAATGTGACAGAAGGTCGCGAGAAAATCTATAAAGCATAG
- a CDS encoding M3 family metallopeptidase, whose product MDQQNTLADNPLLVSEGLPRFDCIEPQHIEPAVKSLLEQSTSGLEKIEKQAEPSWEGLMQPLEELDYPWERSWGSIGHLLGVKNTPELREAYESVLPEVVAFSLRVKQSKPIYEALKSLRDSNKWNELNDAQRRIIDKRILSAELAGIGLEGEQLTRFNEIATELSRLATKFSNNVLDATKAFSLIITDPDVVEGFPDSLKQLTAQSYNSWDDKEADTEATPEQGPWRISLDFPCFGPFMQHCRKRDLREKVYRAFITRASEGDVDNTPLIPQILKLRKEKAQLLGYQSFAEVSLAEKMAPSIDAVLEMEERLRTASWDAGQQDLKELQEFAAEQGETEPIIQWDFAFWSERLREQRFSYTDEELRPYFSLEKVLDGLFELVNRIFGITVTAVAEEVPVWNKDVRYFNIASETGETIAGFYLDPYARPADKRGGAWMDDCLGRKIVAGNVQIPVAHLVCNSTPPVGDKPSLMTFREVETLFHEFGHGLQHMLTTINEADAAGINGVEWDAVELASQFMENWCYHKPTLLGMAKHFETGETLPDELFEKIKSARNYQAGTQMLRQIQFGVVDLKLHSEFDPNGSQTVFDVQREVSQTTSILPMLPEDRFLCSFQHIFAGGYAAGYFSYKWAEVLSADAFSAFEEAGLDNEQAVAETGRRFRDTILAKGGSCHPMDLFKEFRGREPSPEPLLRHTGLL is encoded by the coding sequence ATGGATCAGCAAAATACGTTAGCCGACAACCCTTTACTGGTTTCTGAGGGCCTTCCTCGTTTTGATTGCATCGAACCTCAGCACATTGAACCTGCCGTCAAGTCACTGCTGGAGCAATCAACTTCCGGACTGGAAAAAATTGAAAAACAGGCAGAGCCGTCTTGGGAAGGTCTGATGCAGCCCTTGGAAGAATTAGACTATCCCTGGGAACGATCATGGGGGTCGATCGGACATTTGCTGGGTGTAAAAAATACTCCCGAACTGCGCGAAGCTTATGAAAGCGTGCTTCCGGAAGTGGTTGCTTTCTCATTGCGTGTGAAACAAAGCAAGCCCATCTACGAAGCCTTGAAAAGTCTGCGCGACAGCAATAAGTGGAATGAACTCAATGACGCGCAACGCCGGATTATTGACAAACGGATTCTGTCAGCAGAGCTCGCCGGCATCGGCCTCGAAGGAGAACAACTCACACGGTTTAATGAAATCGCAACAGAACTGTCTCGTCTGGCAACCAAGTTCTCAAACAATGTTCTGGACGCGACAAAAGCCTTTTCGCTGATTATCACGGACCCAGATGTCGTAGAAGGGTTTCCCGACAGTCTCAAACAATTGACGGCCCAATCCTATAACAGTTGGGATGACAAAGAAGCCGACACCGAAGCAACTCCTGAACAGGGGCCTTGGAGAATCAGTTTGGATTTCCCCTGCTTCGGTCCATTCATGCAGCACTGTCGAAAGCGAGACCTGCGCGAAAAAGTATATCGGGCTTTTATCACGCGCGCCTCGGAAGGAGACGTTGATAATACCCCCTTGATCCCACAGATCCTGAAACTGCGTAAAGAAAAAGCACAACTCCTCGGTTATCAAAGTTTTGCCGAAGTAAGTCTGGCAGAGAAAATGGCTCCCAGCATTGATGCGGTTCTGGAAATGGAAGAACGACTGCGTACGGCATCATGGGATGCAGGCCAGCAGGATTTAAAAGAGCTACAAGAATTTGCCGCGGAACAGGGCGAAACGGAACCGATCATCCAATGGGATTTTGCCTTCTGGTCAGAACGACTGCGCGAGCAGCGTTTCAGCTATACAGATGAAGAATTACGCCCCTACTTCTCACTGGAAAAAGTTCTGGATGGCTTATTCGAGTTAGTAAATCGAATCTTTGGAATTACGGTCACCGCTGTAGCGGAAGAAGTCCCTGTCTGGAATAAAGATGTCCGCTATTTCAATATTGCCAGTGAAACGGGCGAAACAATAGCCGGATTTTATCTCGATCCTTATGCACGTCCCGCCGACAAACGCGGAGGCGCCTGGATGGACGATTGCCTCGGCCGCAAAATCGTTGCAGGCAACGTACAAATTCCCGTTGCTCATCTGGTCTGTAATTCGACACCTCCCGTGGGAGACAAGCCGTCCCTGATGACGTTCCGCGAAGTCGAAACGCTGTTTCACGAATTCGGACATGGCCTGCAGCACATGCTGACGACGATCAATGAAGCAGATGCTGCCGGCATTAATGGTGTGGAGTGGGATGCTGTCGAACTAGCCAGCCAGTTTATGGAAAACTGGTGTTATCATAAGCCCACGCTCCTGGGTATGGCCAAACATTTCGAAACCGGGGAAACATTGCCTGACGAATTATTTGAGAAAATTAAATCCGCACGCAACTACCAGGCGGGCACACAGATGCTCCGTCAAATCCAATTTGGTGTCGTCGATTTGAAACTGCATAGTGAGTTTGATCCGAATGGTTCTCAAACCGTCTTCGATGTCCAGCGCGAAGTGAGCCAGACGACTTCAATCCTGCCGATGCTGCCGGAAGATCGTTTTCTGTGTTCTTTCCAGCACATTTTTGCCGGAGGATATGCAGCCGGCTACTTCAGTTATAAATGGGCGGAAGTGCTCAGTGCCGATGCATTCAGTGCCTTTGAAGAAGCAGGCCTCGACAATGAACAGGCTGTGGCAGAAACAGGCAGACGGTTCCGTGACACCATTCTTGCCAAGGGTGGCAGTTGCCATCCAATGGATCTCTTCAAAGAGTTCCGCGGCCGTGAACCCAGCCCTGAACCACTTTTACGCCATACAGGTCTGCTATAA
- a CDS encoding alpha/beta fold hydrolase: MKTLGGRQFWGDVQFFQGWKIQQNVISKHYRLLDAGDQRHASGTLEACQARLEEIKEANQLKPMQGKAVILIHGIIRSSKSFEKLKAACRQSGRMVVPFDYPSTQVTIPENANYLAQVIESLEGVEEIDLVVHSMGGLVVRSWLSQQPDVDSRIKRMVMLGVPNRGADMADRFRSNLLFKVIFGPAGQQLVTEANSDFIAKLPTPPFPFGIVAGGRNALKGYNPLIRGDNDGTVGVNSTRLPGAADYILLPVLHSFMMSDSETIAYTMRFLKTGAFRESGETQPIPVAETETVP, from the coding sequence ATGAAAACATTGGGCGGTCGTCAGTTTTGGGGTGATGTGCAGTTTTTTCAAGGCTGGAAAATTCAGCAGAATGTGATCAGTAAACATTATCGCCTGCTGGATGCGGGAGACCAGCGCCATGCGAGCGGAACTTTAGAAGCATGTCAGGCACGGCTGGAAGAAATTAAAGAGGCAAATCAGTTGAAGCCGATGCAGGGAAAAGCTGTCATATTGATTCACGGCATCATACGCTCATCCAAATCATTTGAAAAATTGAAAGCAGCCTGCCGACAATCAGGGCGGATGGTGGTCCCTTTTGATTATCCCAGTACGCAGGTCACAATTCCTGAGAATGCAAATTATTTGGCGCAGGTGATTGAGTCTTTGGAAGGCGTTGAAGAAATCGATCTAGTGGTACACAGTATGGGAGGACTGGTAGTTCGTTCCTGGCTGTCACAGCAGCCAGATGTTGATTCCCGAATCAAGCGGATGGTCATGCTGGGAGTGCCGAACCGAGGCGCAGATATGGCAGATCGGTTTCGCTCGAATCTGTTATTTAAAGTCATCTTTGGTCCCGCCGGTCAGCAGTTGGTGACCGAAGCCAATAGTGATTTTATTGCCAAGCTGCCAACGCCCCCCTTTCCCTTCGGAATTGTAGCGGGCGGGCGGAATGCCTTGAAGGGATATAATCCGCTGATTCGTGGTGATAATGATGGAACAGTAGGCGTGAACAGCACACGTTTGCCGGGGGCAGCTGACTATATTTTGTTACCGGTATTACACTCTTTTATGATGAGTGATTCTGAGACGATTGCATATACGATGCGTTTTCTGAAGACGGGGGCATTCCGCGAATCGGGTGAAACTCAGCCGATTCCCGTTGCTGAAACTGAAACCGTTCCCTGA